A genomic region of Capnocytophaga canimorsus contains the following coding sequences:
- a CDS encoding leucine-rich repeat protein translates to MKKIGLILGLLCFGLVAIVSCDKDDNKQVEVPAKEIKIGKDAVNVLVGETQVIDITDGNGGYKVKSSDENKAVVSIKGEKQIAVEGKSAGEVTLTITDSKQKSITIKVTVSDFLLSATEISIIAGKSDIVQISSGSGNYEVTSEDANIATAEIVSNEVKITAKNVGTTQVVVVDKKTNKKNSITVKVVNDLKMEKSELTVTNGDFEIINILGGDNANGNYEFEITATPTDVANTEHQWYDATQGHHLKVTGLKPGETTVTVKDKQTQQVTTFKVTVNLSEFSIPRTVLELSAGTSTTINIKGNGKYEVSLANSSIATATESNGVLTIAAVGSGSTQITVKDILKDETKIISVVVKSSFTVDANGVLTAVEPSAIVANLVIPENVKEIKQDLFSRNAVLVSVTMKSVEVVQENAFYFIRTLTSVTFGNKIREIKADAFKFCTGLKSVKVEATTPPTLGNKTSTFRKIPDAVLKVPTGTKAAYEASDWKEYFTNIVEE, encoded by the coding sequence ATGAAAAAAATAGGTTTGATTTTAGGGCTACTCTGTTTCGGATTAGTAGCCATAGTCTCTTGTGATAAGGACGACAATAAACAAGTGGAAGTTCCTGCGAAAGAAATCAAAATAGGTAAAGATGCTGTAAATGTTTTGGTCGGAGAGACTCAAGTAATTGACATTACCGACGGAAATGGTGGCTATAAAGTAAAATCTTCGGACGAAAATAAAGCTGTTGTATCTATAAAAGGTGAAAAACAAATAGCTGTGGAAGGTAAAAGTGCTGGGGAAGTTACTCTGACCATAACGGATAGTAAGCAGAAAAGTATTACAATTAAAGTAACAGTTTCTGACTTTTTACTATCAGCTACGGAAATAAGTATCATAGCAGGAAAATCTGACATTGTACAGATTTCCTCAGGTTCAGGAAATTACGAGGTGACTTCAGAAGATGCAAACATAGCCACTGCCGAAATTGTAAGCAATGAAGTTAAAATTACGGCAAAAAATGTAGGAACAACCCAAGTTGTTGTGGTTGACAAAAAAACAAATAAAAAGAATTCCATCACTGTAAAGGTAGTGAATGACCTGAAAATGGAAAAATCTGAATTGACGGTAACTAACGGAGATTTTGAAATTATAAATATTCTTGGAGGAGATAATGCAAATGGCAATTACGAATTTGAAATTACGGCTACTCCTACTGATGTGGCAAACACTGAACACCAATGGTATGATGCCACACAAGGACATCATCTAAAGGTAACAGGTTTAAAACCAGGGGAAACTACTGTTACAGTGAAAGATAAACAAACACAGCAAGTTACAACATTTAAAGTTACTGTGAATTTGAGTGAATTTTCTATCCCTCGCACTGTGTTGGAACTTTCAGCAGGAACAAGTACAACCATAAACATCAAAGGCAATGGTAAATATGAAGTTAGTTTGGCTAATTCTTCAATAGCAACTGCTACAGAAAGTAATGGTGTGCTTACTATTGCTGCTGTGGGAAGTGGCTCAACCCAAATCACGGTAAAAGATATTCTGAAAGATGAAACTAAAATAATTTCGGTAGTGGTAAAATCTTCTTTCACGGTAGATGCTAACGGGGTTTTAACGGCAGTTGAGCCTTCAGCTATTGTTGCTAATTTGGTAATTCCTGAAAATGTGAAGGAAATTAAGCAAGATTTATTTTCCAGAAATGCGGTTCTTGTAAGTGTAACAATGAAAAGTGTAGAAGTAGTTCAAGAAAATGCTTTTTATTTCATCAGAACACTCACTTCTGTAACTTTTGGAAATAAAATAAGGGAAATTAAAGCCGATGCGTTTAAATTTTGTACTGGATTAAAATCTGTAAAGGTAGAAGCAACAACACCTCCAACACTTGGTAATAAAACATCTACTTTCAGAAAAATTCCTGATGCTGTTTTAAAAGTTCCAACAGGGACCAAAGCCGCGTATGAGGCTTCCGATTGGAAGGAATATTTCACGAATATTGTTGAAGAATAA
- a CDS encoding leucine-rich repeat domain-containing protein: MRKIKVFLGLMLMASVMFVSCGKDDNKVEPPIIHEIKVENNALIILEGESKTIKIVSGNGGYQLKSDNDNVAVTEKEGVITITGQKAGKSTISVTDSKGKKVSISVTINALVLDKVEVSLQKAEKAIVVILSGSGIYSVASDNEPIATAELSGTNITITAIADGTATITVTDTKTNKAQHVKVIVKTPIPENYYNLSNDKTTLVKWLNDELTTLDMENDPVLSKVTSIAARAFLDSKLTSITLPKGLKTIKERAFENSPLTSLVIPEGVTTIEGSAFYSCKALTTITLPQTLTEIGESAFKSCHKLNNVVIPDGVKQLKSDAFSDCRELTTITLSNQLTHIGDTAFNGCGKLASIELPETLEEIGISAFSDCKALTSITIPNKVTTLSTTLFWDCSNLTSVTMGEEVKNIGGEAFRDCSKLTTITIPSKVTEMGENIFSGCESLVSITMKPVTPPTLEGSLYDDELTAFKHIYVPSASLNEYQQVESWSEYESKISAQ, encoded by the coding sequence ATGAGAAAAATAAAAGTTTTTTTAGGGCTAATGCTTATGGCATCAGTAATGTTTGTTTCTTGCGGAAAAGATGACAACAAAGTAGAACCACCTATTATTCACGAAATCAAAGTGGAGAATAACGCTCTAATCATTTTAGAGGGAGAGAGCAAAACCATAAAAATTGTTTCAGGAAATGGAGGTTACCAACTTAAATCGGATAATGATAACGTAGCGGTTACTGAAAAAGAGGGAGTAATTACCATTACTGGACAAAAAGCAGGGAAAAGTACTATTTCCGTGACTGATAGCAAAGGAAAGAAAGTTTCTATCAGTGTTACTATCAACGCATTAGTTTTGGATAAAGTGGAAGTTTCTCTTCAAAAAGCTGAAAAAGCAATAGTTGTAATACTATCGGGAAGTGGAATTTATTCCGTAGCTTCTGATAACGAACCTATTGCAACTGCCGAGCTTTCAGGAACAAATATTACCATCACAGCTATTGCCGATGGTACAGCTACAATAACCGTTACTGATACCAAAACCAATAAGGCACAACACGTTAAGGTAATCGTAAAAACGCCTATTCCTGAGAATTATTATAATTTAAGCAACGATAAAACAACTTTGGTAAAATGGCTTAATGACGAGCTTACAACCCTTGATATGGAAAATGACCCAGTGCTAAGCAAGGTAACTTCCATCGCAGCAAGAGCTTTTTTGGATTCAAAATTGACAAGTATTACGCTACCCAAAGGATTGAAAACTATAAAAGAACGTGCCTTTGAAAATTCTCCATTAACATCGTTAGTAATTCCAGAAGGGGTAACTACCATAGAGGGCAGTGCTTTTTATAGTTGCAAAGCATTAACAACCATAACGTTACCTCAAACACTAACAGAAATTGGAGAATCAGCTTTCAAATCCTGTCATAAACTTAACAATGTAGTTATTCCTGACGGAGTAAAACAATTGAAATCAGATGCATTTTCAGATTGTAGAGAGTTGACTACCATTACATTATCAAATCAATTAACTCATATAGGAGATACCGCTTTTAATGGATGCGGAAAATTGGCTTCTATTGAACTTCCTGAAACCCTTGAAGAGATAGGAATATCTGCTTTTTCAGATTGTAAAGCCTTGACAAGTATCACAATTCCAAATAAGGTCACTACATTATCAACCACTCTTTTCTGGGATTGTAGCAATCTGACTTCGGTAACTATGGGAGAGGAGGTAAAAAATATAGGTGGTGAAGCTTTCCGTGATTGTTCGAAATTGACTACTATAACCATTCCAAGCAAAGTAACTGAAATGGGAGAAAATATTTTCTCAGGTTGTGAGAGTTTGGTTTCTATTACGATGAAACCTGTAACGCCTCCTACATTAGAAGGTTCGTTGTACGATGATGAATTGACTGCTTTTAAGCATATTTATGTGCCGTCAGCAAGTTTGAATGAATATCAACAAGTTGAAAGTTGGAGTGAGTATGAAAGTAAAATAAGTGCTCAATAA